AATTACTACACACTTCGAGAGCGGCGTTAAATCCCCGGTGATGCCGCGAGATAGCCCAACCGTTCCCAAAGCAGATGCGGCTTCAAATAGAATGTCTGCCATTGGTTCTGGCTGAAGACAAAGGAGGACGAGTCCGCCAGCAAAGAAAATAATGATATAAAAAACAACTGAAGAGAAAGCCATCGTCAGTCGGTGAGCCGGGACTTTACAACCCCAAAAAGTGACCTTGGATCGTCCCTTCAATGTACTCCACACAGTGGCCAATGCAGCCGATACCGATGTTGACTTTAGTCCGCCACCGGTTCCGGAAGGCGACGCGCCAAGAATCATCATCAGCAGCAAGAGGAACACCGGCGCATGTGCGAATACTGGAATCGGCGTTGAGTTGAAACCGACGGTTGTCAATGCGGACATTGCTTGAAATCCGGAAGCCAGCACGCGATCCTCATTCGATAAACTTCGATAACTCGGTTCGAGCAGGAATAGGCCAATCCATCCCACGACGATCATCCATCCCGTCGCGTGTAGAATGATTCGAGTCGTCAAAGTAACTCGATCTCGTTTGCCGAATAGTGAGCCAAAGAGGTCACTCATGACCAGAAACCCTGTTGCACCAAAAACACTCAGCATCGCGACAACAGAGAGAACCCAGAAGTTTGCCGAAAATTGTTCAAGGCTATCTGGGAACAAGCTAAATCCTGCAGTGCAGAACGCGCTAACCGAGTGAAAAATGGCTTGCCAAAACGCGTTTTCTACCCCCGCAGACCGAAATGCAATAAACAATCCGAGGGCTCCGAGAAATTCAATCGAGAAAGTAAACAGAACCACGTTCCGGACGAAATGGA
Above is a genomic segment from Neorhodopirellula lusitana containing:
- a CDS encoding TrkH family potassium uptake protein — encoded protein: MITTEGIKLKHVHPLKALLIGYLGYIGLGWILLCLPWSQGSGQVGALDHLFTATSAVSTTGLATVGTSSSYSFFGQIVILASIQMGGIGYMTLGSFILLARNGELPAARKNVARWAFVLPEGFSVVHFVRNVVLFTFSIEFLGALGLFIAFRSAGVENAFWQAIFHSVSAFCTAGFSLFPDSLEQFSANFWVLSVVAMLSVFGATGFLVMSDLFGSLFGKRDRVTLTTRIILHATGWMIVVGWIGLFLLEPSYRSLSNEDRVLASGFQAMSALTTVGFNSTPIPVFAHAPVFLLLLMMILGASPSGTGGGLKSTSVSAALATVWSTLKGRSKVTFWGCKVPAHRLTMAFSSVVFYIIIFFAGGLVLLCLQPEPMADILFEAASALGTVGLSRGITGDLTPLSKCVVIALMFIGRIGPITFGLALFSGESKPLDTEDLAV